A window from Neobacillus sp. PS3-40 encodes these proteins:
- a CDS encoding response regulator, translated as MLKILIVDDEVLERKALTKIINSSLQDVIVIGEAPNGRRAVEMAKEHRPDIIFMDIKMPGIDGVQAVKAIKKIDPSIRFIMVSAYNTFKYAKEVMQRGVKEYILKPSRKQDILAGLQRVSNEILEERKLIEEQQWLRENLDRAVSIAQKEWVSSLLLNQVQDITFDEWGQLLGVEITSGYMMLFSVRTKEGTELSQSEKQNWYMWLKDALKSVVKKQEIMIGPLTDSQVAVLFLCKKTTEKILFKTNAQTIINNLISLFQSKELNAELRIGIGLPYNLAHDLNKSYHEAVLALNQLLKTPNRKYLFGDKQGSAETTSTGFIEVEKKLLDAVRQGDVNQVLFIFDSFVSNHAANKNLKATFVKKSFDELFILISRMLHDLGISYDRTPEVSEVEDIETIFEKGKSHLMLVVHHVQVWRNNHAKGMLHKAKEYIENHFADSITLESVAEYVELSPYYFSKLFKDRFGMTFIDYLTEIRIRHAKAEIIDPTKSLKEICFSIGYKDPNYFSRVFKKNVGLSPTEFRRSFASK; from the coding sequence TTGCTGAAAATTCTAATTGTGGATGATGAAGTTCTTGAACGAAAAGCGCTGACGAAAATCATAAACAGTTCTTTGCAGGATGTAATCGTCATTGGCGAAGCACCAAATGGAAGAAGAGCGGTAGAAATGGCAAAGGAGCATAGGCCAGATATCATTTTTATGGATATTAAAATGCCTGGAATTGATGGAGTTCAAGCAGTTAAAGCAATTAAAAAGATTGATCCAAGTATTCGATTTATCATGGTTTCAGCCTATAATACGTTTAAATATGCAAAAGAGGTAATGCAAAGGGGTGTCAAGGAATACATCTTAAAGCCAAGCAGAAAACAAGATATTTTGGCGGGGTTACAACGTGTTTCCAACGAAATTTTAGAGGAGCGGAAACTTATAGAAGAACAGCAATGGTTACGGGAAAACTTGGATCGTGCTGTTTCAATCGCTCAAAAAGAATGGGTATCATCATTATTATTGAACCAAGTTCAAGATATTACCTTTGATGAATGGGGCCAACTTTTAGGGGTTGAAATTACTTCCGGGTATATGATGCTTTTTTCGGTAAGAACGAAAGAAGGAACTGAACTATCCCAAAGTGAAAAACAAAACTGGTATATGTGGCTTAAGGATGCACTAAAATCAGTCGTAAAAAAACAAGAAATTATGATTGGGCCCTTAACAGACTCACAAGTAGCAGTTTTATTCTTATGTAAGAAGACAACTGAAAAAATACTTTTTAAAACGAATGCCCAGACCATAATCAATAACCTGATTTCCCTTTTCCAAAGTAAAGAACTTAATGCTGAATTAAGGATTGGGATCGGTCTCCCTTACAATCTTGCTCATGACCTAAATAAATCTTACCATGAAGCGGTTTTAGCATTAAACCAACTCTTAAAAACCCCAAATCGAAAGTATTTATTTGGTGACAAACAGGGATCTGCTGAAACAACGTCAACGGGTTTTATTGAGGTCGAGAAAAAACTACTGGATGCTGTGCGTCAAGGCGATGTGAATCAGGTCTTGTTTATTTTTGATTCGTTTGTTTCGAATCATGCAGCGAACAAAAATTTAAAAGCAACCTTTGTAAAAAAATCATTTGATGAATTATTTATTCTGATTTCCCGCATGCTTCATGATCTTGGTATAAGCTATGACCGCACTCCTGAAGTAAGTGAGGTGGAGGATATTGAAACCATTTTTGAAAAGGGAAAATCACATTTAATGTTGGTTGTTCACCATGTGCAAGTTTGGAGAAATAACCATGCTAAGGGAATGTTACATAAAGCGAAGGAGTATATTGAAAATCATTTTGCAGATTCGATTACTTTGGAATCAGTTGCAGAATATGTAGAGTTAAGTCCTTATTATTTTAGTAAATTATTTAAAGATCGGTTTGGTATGACATTTATTGATTATTTGACAGAAATAAGGATTAGACATGCAAAAGCTGAAATCATCGATCCTACAAAAAGCTTGAAGGAAATCTGCTTTTCGATCGGCTACAAAGATCCGAACTATTTTAGTCGTGTATTTAAAAAGAATGTAGGTTTATCCCCAACTGAATTTCGAAGATCCTTTGCTAGTAAATAG
- the mglA gene encoding galactose/methyl galactoside ABC transporter ATP-binding protein MglA, whose product MSGTNATHLLEMINITKRFPGVLALNNVSLKVKAGTVHALMGENGAGKSTLMKCLFGIYSMDEGSILFEGKEVAFANSKQALENGVSMVHQELNQVRQQNVMDNIWLGRYPKKGIFIDEKKMYEDTVGIFKNLDITIDPRSKVSTLSVSEMQMVEIAKAVSYHSKIIVMDEPTSSLTETEVNHLFRIIRRLQGENVAIIYISHKMEEILKISDEVTIMRDGQYIATKNSKEITTDEIIKLMVGRDLSQRFPAKVNKPGDVILKVSDFTAETQPSFSNVSFELKKGEILGIAGLVGSKRTEVVEAIFGIRGLKSGSLELHGKVVKNHSPQHAIKNGFALVTEERRSTGIYPELSISFNSIIANLRQYKTKGIFLSNRKVFDDTKWVIDSMNVKTPSQKTPIGSLSGGNQQKVIIGRWLLTKPDILLLDEPTRGIDVGAKFEIYQLINELASEGKGIIMISSEMPELLGVTDRILVMSNGKAAGIVETATTSQEEIMRLAALY is encoded by the coding sequence ATGTCAGGTACTAATGCTACCCATTTACTTGAAATGATTAATATTACAAAAAGATTCCCTGGGGTACTTGCTTTAAACAATGTTTCCTTAAAAGTAAAAGCTGGTACGGTACATGCCCTTATGGGTGAAAACGGCGCAGGAAAATCAACGTTAATGAAATGCTTATTTGGCATTTATTCAATGGATGAAGGCAGTATTCTTTTTGAGGGAAAAGAGGTTGCATTTGCTAATTCCAAACAAGCACTGGAAAATGGCGTTTCCATGGTCCACCAGGAATTAAATCAGGTACGTCAGCAGAATGTTATGGATAATATTTGGCTTGGCCGTTATCCGAAAAAAGGTATTTTTATCGATGAAAAGAAGATGTATGAGGACACTGTCGGCATATTCAAAAATCTAGACATTACGATCGACCCTCGTAGTAAGGTAAGTACCTTATCGGTTTCCGAAATGCAAATGGTAGAAATCGCTAAAGCTGTCTCTTACCATTCAAAAATTATTGTAATGGACGAACCAACCTCATCACTTACAGAAACCGAGGTAAATCATCTATTTAGAATCATCAGAAGACTCCAAGGTGAGAATGTTGCGATTATTTACATCTCACACAAAATGGAGGAAATCTTGAAAATTTCTGACGAAGTGACGATCATGCGCGACGGTCAGTATATTGCGACAAAAAATTCGAAAGAAATTACTACTGATGAAATCATTAAGCTCATGGTTGGACGTGATTTATCACAACGGTTCCCCGCTAAAGTCAACAAGCCTGGAGATGTCATTTTAAAGGTTTCTGACTTTACGGCAGAGACGCAGCCTTCTTTTTCTAATGTAAGCTTCGAGCTAAAAAAAGGGGAGATATTAGGAATTGCTGGTTTGGTGGGTTCAAAGAGGACTGAGGTTGTCGAAGCGATATTTGGGATTAGAGGACTAAAATCAGGATCGCTTGAACTACATGGAAAAGTCGTCAAAAATCATTCTCCGCAGCATGCAATTAAAAATGGCTTTGCACTAGTTACCGAAGAACGAAGGTCAACAGGTATTTACCCAGAGCTTAGCATTAGCTTTAACTCTATTATTGCTAATCTAAGACAATACAAAACCAAAGGTATTTTTCTCTCAAATCGAAAGGTTTTTGATGATACAAAATGGGTTATCGATTCCATGAACGTTAAGACTCCATCCCAAAAGACGCCGATCGGGAGCTTATCTGGTGGAAACCAACAGAAGGTAATTATTGGACGATGGTTATTAACAAAACCGGACATTTTATTGCTCGACGAACCTACAAGAGGAATTGACGTCGGAGCAAAGTTCGAGATTTACCAGTTAATTAATGAATTAGCTTCTGAAGGTAAAGGAATTATTATGATTTCATCCGAAATGCCAGAACTTTTAGGTGTTACAGATAGGATTTTAGTTATGAGCAATGGAAAAGCAGCTGGAATTGTAGAAACTGCAACAACGTCTCAAGAAGAAATTATGCGATTAGCGGCTTTGTATTAG
- a CDS encoding sugar-binding protein yields the protein MSKLSIMAYTFGALLFLVSFSMSIFYGYKVVAHDLPVEKKTQAKFHYHFVLVPEELDNEYWRLVEKGAKEAAKENGVMLEYTGPKQANIDDHLKTIEMSAASKVDGIITQGLSDEQFTPLINRVEAGGIPVITIDTDASNSNRRAYIGTDNYLSGYLAGKALITDTKGQANVAIITGSFYANHQQQRVKGFRDAVKVEKGIHIVDVEESEISRVRAAEKTYQILQAHPEVNAFFGTSALDDIGIAQVVEQYKKQDRIYIIGFDTLPETLEYIRKGTIKATVVQEPYEMGYGAVKMMIDLIKGKSVPPIIHTNTRIMRLEDLPLDKHGGVEESQ from the coding sequence ATGAGTAAATTATCTATCATGGCTTATACGTTTGGGGCTCTCCTTTTTCTCGTAAGTTTTTCGATGTCGATATTTTATGGATACAAGGTAGTTGCCCATGATTTGCCTGTTGAAAAGAAAACTCAAGCAAAGTTCCACTACCATTTTGTTCTTGTGCCAGAGGAGCTCGACAATGAATATTGGAGACTTGTTGAGAAAGGGGCCAAGGAGGCCGCTAAAGAAAATGGTGTTATGCTAGAATATACTGGACCTAAACAAGCGAATATTGATGACCATTTAAAAACGATAGAAATGTCGGCTGCTTCTAAAGTGGACGGAATTATCACACAGGGATTAAGTGATGAGCAATTTACTCCACTTATCAATCGAGTTGAAGCTGGTGGAATACCCGTTATTACGATCGATACGGATGCTTCAAATAGTAACCGCCGAGCATACATAGGAACGGATAATTATTTATCAGGATATTTAGCTGGAAAAGCATTAATAACAGATACAAAGGGACAAGCCAATGTTGCTATTATTACTGGGAGTTTCTATGCGAACCATCAGCAACAACGTGTAAAGGGTTTCAGGGATGCAGTGAAAGTAGAAAAGGGAATTCATATCGTTGATGTGGAAGAATCCGAAATTAGCAGAGTTCGAGCTGCAGAAAAAACATACCAAATATTGCAGGCACATCCCGAGGTTAATGCATTTTTTGGGACAAGTGCCCTAGATGATATTGGAATTGCCCAAGTGGTCGAGCAATATAAAAAACAAGATCGCATTTATATTATTGGATTTGATACACTGCCGGAAACTCTTGAATATATTCGTAAGGGAACCATCAAGGCAACCGTTGTTCAGGAACCATATGAAATGGGATATGGAGCTGTAAAAATGATGATTGATCTGATCAAAGGGAAATCGGTGCCGCCAATTATCCATACAAATACGAGAATAATGAGATTAGAAGATTTACCTCTAGATAAACATGGTGGAGTGGAGGAGAGCCAATGA
- a CDS encoding histidine kinase → MLFRIRSKLLLYFIILVVLLTSVGAFFYNRSEKLMNEYDNSFERFLLLNDIYQRSNLSTEKLHAYIIDKDERYLKDFQKEKLLLITDQKRLYKVMSTNEITLINYKNMIDSFLQESDATVEAFQKNDINNYSYHFNEVLKITSFLQESTLALLNNKLTDYQKFYDQMEMKNHYYKLMSICLFAAAFFLSTLIALWISGGITKPIRLLSQAAKQISTGNLAGEDIQITTKDELKLLTETFNQMRTNIRQLVTEIQQKSELDQLLKDLELRSLQSQINPHFLFNTLNTVSKMAYLEDAEQTSRLIEAVAAILRYNLSEFDKASTLRDEVKIVQEYFYIQQTRFGERIQFVTDIQDDCLDIEIPSLILQPLIENAFIHGVESYEENGVILLNIYRQTDRICVEVRDNGVGMDISTKNRLLDFVLGIEKDDSSESEKSNTHSMGIGVKNVIRRLQLFYHRNDIVEIESDHMKGTNFRLMIPDTAKGGKRAC, encoded by the coding sequence ATGTTGTTTCGAATCAGATCGAAATTACTTCTCTATTTCATCATTCTTGTAGTTTTGTTAACTTCTGTTGGCGCCTTTTTTTATAACAGAAGTGAAAAATTAATGAATGAATACGATAATAGCTTTGAACGTTTCCTTTTGTTAAATGATATCTATCAACGTAGTAATCTGAGCACAGAAAAATTGCATGCTTATATTATTGATAAGGATGAACGATATTTAAAGGACTTTCAAAAAGAAAAATTACTATTAATTACGGACCAAAAGAGGCTTTATAAAGTAATGAGCACAAATGAAATAACGCTTATTAATTACAAAAATATGATTGATAGTTTCTTGCAAGAAAGTGATGCAACTGTTGAGGCTTTTCAAAAAAATGATATTAATAATTATTCCTATCACTTTAATGAGGTATTGAAAATCACTTCATTCCTGCAAGAAAGTACACTTGCTCTGTTAAATAATAAACTAACTGATTATCAAAAATTTTATGATCAAATGGAAATGAAAAATCATTATTATAAACTAATGTCAATTTGCCTTTTTGCGGCTGCATTTTTTCTAAGTACCTTGATAGCCTTATGGATTTCGGGTGGGATTACAAAACCGATAAGACTTTTGTCACAAGCTGCAAAGCAAATATCAACAGGGAATTTAGCGGGAGAAGATATTCAGATCACAACAAAAGACGAATTGAAGCTACTAACCGAAACGTTTAACCAAATGCGCACCAATATACGGCAACTCGTAACCGAAATTCAACAAAAATCAGAATTAGATCAACTTTTAAAAGATTTAGAGCTAAGAAGCTTGCAGAGTCAAATTAATCCACATTTTTTATTCAATACATTGAATACTGTTTCAAAAATGGCTTATTTGGAAGATGCCGAGCAAACTTCGAGATTAATAGAAGCAGTTGCCGCGATACTGAGGTACAATTTAAGCGAATTCGATAAAGCATCGACACTTAGAGATGAAGTGAAAATTGTTCAAGAGTATTTTTATATTCAACAAACACGTTTTGGGGAACGGATACAATTTGTTACCGACATACAGGATGATTGTCTAGATATTGAAATACCAAGTTTAATTTTACAGCCATTAATTGAAAACGCATTCATCCATGGTGTTGAATCATATGAAGAAAACGGAGTAATCCTTCTCAATATTTATCGGCAAACTGATCGAATTTGTGTAGAAGTTAGAGATAATGGAGTTGGAATGGATATAAGCACAAAAAATAGATTGTTAGATTTTGTTTTAGGAATTGAAAAGGATGATAGTTCCGAATCTGAAAAATCCAATACCCATTCAATGGGTATTGGAGTGAAAAATGTGATAAGAAGGCTTCAACTCTTTTACCATAGAAACGATATTGTTGAAATTGAATCAGATCATATGAAAGGGACAAATTTCAGATTGATGATTCCTGACACTGCAAAAGGGGGGAAACGTGCTTGCTGA
- the mglC gene encoding galactose/methyl galactoside ABC transporter permease MglC gives MKNSATQKTSLSKMLFDNVIYVFLILLVIGIVIASPDFLSVTNLINILSQSSSRIIIALGMAGILITAGTDLSAGRMVGLAAVISASLLQASDYAYKMYPHLAELPLFVPILIAMVATGLIATLNGLIVSKLYVPPFIATLGMMIGVYGLTSIYFDRPPYGAQPIGGLSKKFTNFAQHGIPVGSYEIPYLVIYAIIATVVIWVIWNKTQLGKNMFAIGGNPEAAKVSGVNVAKNIIIIYMIAGLLYGFSGTLEAGRVGSATNNTGNMYELDAIAACVVGGVSLSGGIGTISGVVTGVLIFQIINYGLAFLGVSPYIQYIVKGLIIVVAVAFDMRKHSKKK, from the coding sequence ATGAAAAATTCAGCTACACAAAAAACCAGTCTATCTAAAATGCTCTTTGATAATGTCATTTATGTATTTTTAATATTGCTTGTCATTGGGATTGTAATCGCTTCTCCTGACTTTCTATCTGTCACGAACCTTATTAATATATTAAGTCAATCATCATCCCGTATTATCATTGCACTCGGAATGGCCGGAATCCTGATAACTGCCGGAACAGACTTATCCGCTGGTCGGATGGTCGGACTAGCAGCTGTAATCTCTGCATCGCTTTTGCAAGCATCCGATTATGCCTATAAAATGTATCCACATTTGGCTGAATTACCGCTATTCGTTCCGATTTTAATTGCAATGGTGGCAACTGGTCTAATTGCTACATTAAATGGTTTGATTGTGTCAAAACTTTACGTGCCGCCTTTCATAGCGACATTGGGAATGATGATTGGTGTGTATGGCCTAACATCTATCTACTTTGACCGTCCACCGTATGGAGCCCAGCCTATTGGGGGCTTGAGTAAAAAGTTTACCAATTTTGCACAACACGGAATTCCTGTTGGTTCATATGAAATTCCATATCTTGTGATATATGCCATAATAGCTACTGTAGTTATTTGGGTTATTTGGAATAAAACGCAACTTGGTAAGAATATGTTTGCAATCGGTGGTAATCCTGAAGCAGCAAAGGTTTCTGGTGTTAACGTTGCAAAAAATATAATTATTATCTACATGATTGCTGGCCTTTTATATGGATTTTCTGGAACACTAGAAGCTGGCCGCGTTGGTAGTGCAACTAACAATACAGGTAACATGTACGAACTTGATGCAATCGCAGCATGCGTCGTCGGTGGAGTATCTTTATCAGGTGGTATCGGTACAATCTCAGGTGTTGTTACTGGAGTTCTAATTTTCCAAATCATCAACTATGGTCTTGCTTTCCTTGGTGTGAGTCCATACATCCAATACATTGTTAAAGGTCTAATCATTGTCGTAGCTGTTGCTTTTGATATGCGTAAACATTCGAAGAAAAAATAA
- a CDS encoding DUF1643 domain-containing protein produces the protein MEKEAVIDGEYRYSLKRIWDRDNPRKAVFIMLNPSTADETIDDPTTIRCISFAKRWNCGALEIVNVFAYKVSNYKQLKSLSKIEATGIDNGVYIEEALNNSIMKVVAWGEHVTMHHKNYQELSEQLKGHKLVCLGTTREGHPRNPLSVKSTTNLEPFNFS, from the coding sequence TTGGAAAAGGAAGCCGTTATTGATGGGGAATACCGTTATTCATTAAAAAGGATCTGGGATCGTGATAATCCCAGAAAAGCTGTCTTTATTATGTTAAATCCAAGTACAGCAGATGAAACAATTGATGATCCTACCACAATTAGATGCATATCTTTTGCTAAAAGGTGGAATTGTGGCGCTTTAGAAATAGTCAATGTGTTTGCCTATAAAGTTAGTAATTACAAACAACTAAAATCCCTTTCTAAAATAGAGGCAACAGGTATCGATAATGGAGTCTATATTGAAGAGGCATTGAATAATTCTATTATGAAAGTAGTGGCTTGGGGCGAACATGTAACCATGCATCATAAAAATTACCAGGAATTATCTGAGCAATTAAAAGGGCATAAATTAGTCTGCCTTGGAACAACAAGAGAGGGTCATCCCAGAAACCCGTTATCCGTGAAAAGTACAACCAATCTGGAGCCCTTTAATTTTAGTTAA
- a CDS encoding endonuclease/exonuclease/phosphatase family protein — MKSIKNEFRLSFLTWNLYMGTDLTPLMSALPQQFPRRVTEVFRQFLATNYHARMKVIAREIALKKPTLIGLQEVVSWQLAIPNFRIVTFDFLRVLMIELNSRGLDYEIAVQNRNASAELPDSNGNVVRLLDRDVLLIRKDHRLQVVRRYSANFKTNLTVQFNGQNFVIYRGWSSVDIRTDGQIFRVINTHLETIPEIQVKQAREILSGPAKTELPLIITGDLNSNAISSDTPTYSIFINEGFDDTWRNVGNGPGFTCCQDADLLNAVSDLKGRIDFILYKNGWKPIEADLVGGTQQDRTSSGLWPSDHAGVFGRFILKD; from the coding sequence TTGAAGTCAATAAAAAATGAATTCCGACTTTCATTTTTAACGTGGAATCTGTATATGGGTACAGACCTAACGCCATTAATGTCTGCTCTGCCACAACAATTTCCTCGGCGGGTAACCGAGGTATTTCGACAATTTCTTGCGACCAATTATCATGCCCGAATGAAGGTCATTGCCCGTGAGATTGCACTAAAGAAACCTACTCTTATCGGTTTGCAGGAAGTAGTAAGCTGGCAACTTGCAATCCCAAATTTTCGAATCGTTACCTTTGATTTTTTAAGGGTGTTAATGATTGAGTTAAATAGTAGGGGATTAGACTACGAAATTGCTGTTCAAAACCGAAACGCATCAGCCGAGCTCCCTGATAGTAATGGAAATGTTGTTCGGCTGTTGGATAGAGATGTACTATTGATTCGCAAAGACCATAGACTCCAAGTTGTCAGGAGATATTCGGCAAACTTCAAAACAAATCTAACCGTTCAGTTTAATGGACAAAACTTTGTGATCTATCGGGGCTGGTCATCTGTCGATATTCGGACTGATGGACAAATTTTCAGAGTAATTAACACCCACTTAGAAACTATTCCAGAAATTCAAGTTAAGCAAGCAAGAGAGATATTGAGTGGCCCCGCCAAAACGGAGCTGCCCCTAATAATAACTGGGGATTTGAACTCAAATGCTATTAGTAGTGATACACCAACCTATAGCATTTTTATCAATGAGGGATTTGATGATACGTGGAGAAACGTTGGCAATGGACCTGGGTTTACTTGTTGTCAAGATGCTGACCTATTAAATGCTGTGTCAGATTTAAAGGGTAGAATTGACTTTATTTTATATAAAAATGGTTGGAAACCGATTGAAGCAGATTTGGTTGGAGGAACTCAACAAGATCGAACATCATCTGGTTTATGGCCATCTGATCATGCCGGGGTTTTTGGAAGGTTTATTTTAAAAGATTAA
- a CDS encoding MFS transporter — MSFIKRGTKTFRMANLALFAGGFNTFAILWSTQPLLPEIAKEFHISPAVSSLTLSSTTIALAISMLFVGSLSEVFGRKSVMTLSLVASSILAILTALSPNFHFLLIFRIIQGVMLAGLPAVAMVYLGEEIEPSNLGLAMGLYISGNSIGGMGGRIIGGVLTDLFDWKIALVGIGILSLLASLLFWFTLPKSNHFKPRKFEIKKLVKSQLSQFKEPGLLYLFGIGFLLLGSFVALYNYIGFQLVAPPYSLSQTIVGFIFVVYIVGTFSSTWMGMLADQHGRSKTLQLSLLILLIGACITLNTNLWLKFIGLGIFTFGFFAGHSIASGWIGKLSTHDKAQASSLYLFFYYAGSSVGGTVSGAFFSAYGWIGVICLIIVFSLLAIALSIRVAVITKKHRSFHSVNII; from the coding sequence ATGAGTTTTATAAAACGTGGGACAAAGACCTTTCGGATGGCAAATTTAGCCTTGTTTGCTGGCGGCTTTAACACTTTTGCCATCCTCTGGAGTACTCAACCCTTGTTACCGGAGATAGCAAAGGAATTTCACATATCGCCTGCTGTTTCGAGTTTAACATTGTCTTCCACAACGATTGCCTTGGCCATTAGTATGTTATTTGTTGGTTCACTATCAGAGGTATTTGGACGTAAATCTGTTATGACACTATCTTTGGTTGCTTCTTCTATTTTAGCGATCTTAACTGCGTTAAGTCCAAACTTTCATTTCCTCCTTATTTTTAGGATCATCCAAGGGGTAATGTTAGCAGGATTACCGGCGGTCGCCATGGTATATTTAGGGGAAGAAATTGAGCCTTCGAATCTTGGACTTGCAATGGGTTTATACATTAGTGGTAATTCAATCGGCGGAATGGGTGGTCGGATAATTGGTGGAGTGTTAACAGATCTTTTTGATTGGAAAATTGCCCTTGTTGGGATTGGTATTCTAAGCTTATTAGCAAGCTTGTTATTTTGGTTTACATTACCAAAGTCAAACCATTTCAAACCACGAAAATTTGAAATTAAAAAATTAGTAAAATCGCAACTTAGTCAATTTAAAGAACCAGGGTTACTTTATTTATTTGGAATCGGATTTTTACTACTCGGAAGCTTTGTGGCCTTATATAATTACATAGGATTTCAACTAGTAGCTCCACCCTACTCCCTAAGCCAAACCATTGTAGGATTTATTTTTGTTGTGTACATTGTTGGAACGTTTAGTTCAACCTGGATGGGTATGTTAGCGGATCAACATGGGCGGAGTAAGACTTTGCAATTATCACTGTTAATTTTATTAATCGGGGCATGCATTACATTGAATACAAATCTTTGGTTAAAATTTATTGGGCTTGGGATTTTTACATTTGGTTTTTTTGCTGGACACTCCATTGCAAGTGGTTGGATCGGCAAGCTTTCAACCCATGATAAAGCACAGGCATCTTCTCTATATTTATTCTTTTACTACGCTGGCTCAAGTGTTGGTGGAACAGTAAGTGGGGCTTTTTTTAGTGCATATGGTTGGATTGGTGTAATTTGTTTGATAATTGTTTTTTCATTACTTGCTATCGCTTTATCTATTCGGGTAGCAGTAATTACAAAGAAACACAGAAGCTTTCACAGTGTAAATATAATTTAA
- the mglB gene encoding galactose/glucose ABC transporter substrate-binding protein MglB yields MVKMKKGLILSLTVASSILLAAGCSSSTSGSDSSKGGDLPAVGATIYKFDDNFMSYVRRAMEDSAKGKVKLMLNDSQNDQSKQIEQVDTLIAKGAKSLAINLVDPKAAQTIIDKAKPKNIPVIFFNKEPDASVLKGYDKAYYVGTTSSESGVLQGQLIAKAWEANKDKYDKNKDGILQYVLLKGEPGHPDAEARTKFAISTVKEKGIKVEELAMDTAMWDATKATEKMDAWLAKYNDKIEFVIANNDGMALGAVASLEKAGYFTGDKFMPVVGVDAIPEALEMIENGKMVGTVLNDAKNQGKATIDLATNAAKGKDVLDGTEWKLDDNKAVRVPYIEVTKDNIQVGKDAYK; encoded by the coding sequence ATGGTTAAAATGAAGAAAGGTTTAATTCTATCTTTAACAGTTGCATCTAGTATTCTATTAGCAGCAGGTTGCAGCAGTTCGACTAGTGGTTCAGATTCTAGCAAGGGAGGAGATCTTCCAGCTGTCGGTGCAACAATTTACAAATTTGATGATAACTTCATGTCCTACGTACGCCGTGCAATGGAAGATTCAGCAAAAGGTAAAGTCAAGTTAATGCTTAATGATTCTCAAAATGACCAATCAAAACAGATCGAGCAGGTAGATACTTTGATTGCAAAAGGAGCAAAATCTCTAGCAATTAACTTAGTTGATCCAAAAGCGGCTCAAACGATTATAGACAAAGCAAAACCAAAAAATATACCGGTTATCTTCTTTAATAAAGAGCCAGACGCCAGTGTATTAAAAGGCTACGATAAAGCGTATTATGTTGGGACAACATCCTCAGAATCAGGCGTTCTTCAAGGACAATTAATCGCAAAAGCTTGGGAAGCAAACAAAGATAAATATGATAAAAATAAAGACGGTATCCTTCAATACGTTCTTCTAAAAGGTGAACCAGGGCACCCAGATGCAGAAGCCCGTACGAAGTTTGCAATAAGTACGGTCAAAGAAAAAGGCATTAAAGTAGAAGAATTAGCAATGGATACTGCAATGTGGGATGCCACAAAAGCAACTGAAAAGATGGATGCATGGTTAGCAAAATACAATGACAAAATTGAATTTGTAATCGCTAACAACGACGGTATGGCATTAGGTGCTGTAGCTTCTCTAGAAAAAGCAGGCTATTTCACAGGTGATAAATTTATGCCAGTTGTAGGTGTAGACGCTATACCAGAAGCACTTGAAATGATTGAAAATGGAAAAATGGTTGGAACAGTATTGAATGATGCCAAAAACCAGGGTAAGGCAACCATTGATCTTGCAACAAATGCTGCAAAAGGTAAAGATGTTTTAGACGGAACTGAGTGGAAGCTAGATGATAATAAAGCAGTTCGTGTTCCTTACATTGAAGTAACAAAGGATAATATTCAAGTTGGTAAAGACGCTTATAAATAA